In Solanum stenotomum isolate F172 chromosome 6, ASM1918654v1, whole genome shotgun sequence, one DNA window encodes the following:
- the LOC125868626 gene encoding uncharacterized protein LOC125868626, with protein sequence MNPLKCAFGVTSGKFLGFIVRHRGIEIDQAKVNAISKMPGPRNIHELKSLQGKLAYLRRFISNLAGRSQPFGHLMKKGAPFNWDQTCSDAFKSIKSYLAKPPVLAAPIPGKPLILYIAAQERSVGALLAQENREGKENALYYLSRTMTPNELKYSPIEKLCLALVFSIQKMKHYFQAYVVRLISRANPIKFVMSKPVLSDLLARWYLQFQQFEIVYIPQKAMKGQALADFLADHPIPDDWELIDDLPDEDAMSIEIQPPWKMYFDGAAHRGGAGVGVVFITLQEETLPFSFTLKHCCSNNVAEYQALILGLEMAVGMKQLHLQVFGDSQLVINQLLGSYEVKKPELCPYHGYAQKLIGWLRDVTLQHMRRTENKKVDALAALASTLTLPDQTQVTICQRWIVPPPNEEEYIENELEHLVAISEAVKEDWRQPIIDYMCYGILLENPLIFVVVHLASFTTRTHYIEDHLRVYYYDVWERKKQVKLCKKHTQEYVDHINLDRNSTFT encoded by the coding sequence ATGAATCCATTGAAATGTGCCTTCGGAGTTACTTCTGGCAAGTTCCTTGGCTTTATTGTGAGACATCGAGGAATTGAAATTGATCAAGCCAAAGTTAATGCAATATCGAAGATGCCTGGGCCTCGAAATATTCATGAGTTAAAAAGTCTCCAAGGAAAGTTAGCCTACTTGAGGAGATTCATCTCAAATCTAGCGGGAAGAAGCCAACCATTCGGTCATCTCATGAAGAAAGGTGCTCCTTTTAATTGGGATCAAACATGTAGCGATGCCTTTAAAAGTATCAAATCGTATCTAGCGAAACCTCCGGTTTTGGCAGCCCCTATACCTGGAAAGCCATTGATTCTCTACATTGCGGCACAAGAAAGGTCTGTAGGAGCCCTACTAGCTCAAGAGAACCGTGAAGGCAAGGAAAACGCTCTTTATTACTTAAGTAGAACGATGACACCGAATGAGCTGAAATATTCGCCAATTGAAAAGTTGTGCTTGGCACTTGTcttctcaattcaaaagatgaagCATTATTTTCAAGCGTATGTTGTCCGCCTCATTTCTAGAGCAAATCCCATCAAGTTTGTTATGTCAAAACCTGTCCTTAGTGACCTACTAGCAAGATGGTACCTCCAATTCCAACAGTTTGAGATTGTGTACATCCCTCAGAAAGCTATGAAGGGACAAGCATTAGCAGATTTCTTGGCAGACCATCCGATACCCGATGATTGGGAGTTAATTGATGATCTTCCTGATGAAGATGCGATGTCTATTGAAATTCAACCTCCTTGGAAAATGTACTTTGATGGGGCTGCACATCGTGGCGGAGCTGGCGTTGGCGTAGTGTTCATCACTTTGCAAGAAGAGACTCTACCATTCTCCTTTACTTTGAAGCATTGTTGCTCTAATAATGTCGCTGAATACCAAGCATTGATACTTGGACTTGAGATGGCCGTCGGCATGAAACAATTACACTTACAAGTCTTTGGTGACTCTCAGTTGGTGATCAACCAACTCTTGGGAAGTTATGAGGTGAAGAAGCCCGAATTGTGTCCTTATCATGGCTATGCCCAAAAGTTGATAGGATGGCTTAGAGATGTAACCCTTCAACATATGCGTAGAACGGAAAATAAGAAAGTTGATGCATTGGCTGCCCTGGCTTCAACTCTAACCCTTCCTGATCAAACACAAGTTACTATTTGTCAAAGATGGATAGTACCACCGccaaatgaggaagaatatataGAAAATGAGCTCGAGCATCTCGTTGCTATTTCTGAAGCCGTAAAGGAAGATTGGAGACAGCCCATTATTGACTACATGTGTTATGGGATACTTCTAGAAAATCCATTGATATTCGTCGTCGTGCACCTCGCTTCCTTTACTACAAGGACACATTATATAGAAGATCATTTGAGGGTGTACTATTACGAtgtttgggagaggaagaagCAAGTCAAGCTCTGCAAGAAGCACACTCAGGAGTATGTGGATCACATCAATCTGGATCGAAACTCCACTTTCACATAA